One window of Gouania willdenowi unplaced genomic scaffold, fGouWil2.1 scaffold_7_arrow_ctg1, whole genome shotgun sequence genomic DNA carries:
- the LOC114460825 gene encoding protein NLRC3-like, which produces MKQEELAERLQSRTKAPQYKPELKSKLKKKFQCVSEGVAKAGSPTLLKEIYTELYITEGGGGEVNQEHEAMQIETASRRSDTTERAITLKELFKAPPGRPRPIRTVMTKGVAGIGKTLLTHKFTVDWAEDKAQQEVHYTFPLTFRELNVLRGRSFSLVGLVDHFFSGSKEAGICSFQDFLVLFILDGLDECRLPLDFLSTQTLTDVSESTSVEVLLINLIRGELLPSARLWITTRPAAANQIPPECVDMVTEVRGFTDPQKEEYFRRRSTDEEQVSRIMSHIRTCRSLHIMCHIPLFCWITATVLENMLKSREEGELPKTLTQIYSHYVVLQNKVKMVKFDGGAATDQHWSPQNREMMESLGKLAFEQLQKGKLIFYESDLTECGMDLRTASVCSGVFTQVFIEESSLHQDKVFTFIHLSLQEFLAALHVHQTFISSKINLLENSLMFKFKQTLKLLHSGGQPDFNLLHQSAVDEALRSPNGHLDLFLRFLLGLSLPTNQRLLQGLLTQTGSDSQTNQRTIEYIKEKLSKSLSTERSINLFHCLNEVNDRSLLEQIQQYMRSGSLSTEELSPAQWSALVFILLSSQEHLDVFDLKRFCPSEEAFLNLLPVIKASKKVKLSFCGLSERSCAVLSSVLRIKAGVRKYFCHIHLDTNSINRNLRLSDNNRTMTCVKEEELYPHYQDRFDHYQVLCSTGLTGRCYWEVERNGNVSIAVSYRGISKKGYSDDCLFGSNNQSWILKCYSGFYSFRHNNIVTRTSCPCGSSGRVGVYVDCPDGRLSFYEVSSDSLTLIHTVCTSFTDTLYPGFGIWSSGSSVSLSPL; this is translated from the exons atgaagcaggaggagcttgctgagcgtctgcagagca gaacaaaggCTCCTCAATACAAACCTGAGCTGAAGTCCAAGTTGAAGAAGAagttccagtgtgtgtctgagggcgtggctaaagcaggaagtccaaccctcctgaaggagatctacacagagctctacatcacagagggagggggtggAGAGGTCAACCAGGAACATGAGGCCATGCAGATAGAAACAGCATCCAGGAGATCAGACACAACAGAAAGAGCCATCACACTAAAAGAGCTCTTTAAAGCCCCTCCTGGAAgacctcgaccaatcaggacagtgatgacaaagggcgtggctggcattgggaaaacactcttaacacacaagttcactgtggactgggctgaagacaaagcccagcaggaggtccactacacattcccactgaccttcagagagctgaacgtgctgagggggaggagcttcagcttggtgggacttgttgatcacttcttctctggaagcaaagaagcaggaatctgcagcttccaggacttcctggttttgttcatcttggatggtctggatgagtgtcggctccctctggacttcctcagcactcagaccctgactgatgtctcagagtccacctcagtggaggttctgctgataaacctcatcagaggagaactgcttccatcagcccgactctggataaccacacggcctgcagcagccaatcagatccctcCTGAGTGTGTGGACATGGTGACAGAAGTCAGAGGGTTCACTGACCCTCAGAAGGAAGAGTACTTCAGGAGGAGGtccacagatgaggagcaggtcagcaggatcatgtcccacatcaggacgtgtcgtagcctccacatcatgtgccacatcccgctcttctgctggatcactgctACAGTTCTGGAGAACATGTTGAAGAGCAGAGAGGAGGGAGAGCTGCCCAAGACACTGACTCAGATCTACAGCCACTATGTGGTCcttcagaacaaagtcaagaTGGTGAAGTTTGATGGAGGAGCTGCCACAGATCAACACTGGAGTCCACAGAACAGGGAGATGATGGAGTCTCtgggaaaactggcttttgagcagctgcagaaaggaaagctgatcttctatgagagtgacctgacagagtgtggcatggacctcagaacagcctcagtgtgctcaggAGTGTTTACACAGGTCTTCATAGAGGAGAGCAGCCTGCACCAGGACAAGGTGTTCACCTTCATCCACCTGAGCCTTCAGGAGTTTCTGGCTGCTCTTCATGTCCATCAGACCTTCATCAGCTCTAAAATCAATCTTCTGGAGAACTCATTGATGTTTAAATTCAAACAAACTCTTAAGCTTCTCCATAGTGGAGGTCAGCCTGACTTTAACCTTCTCCATCAGAGTGCTGTGGACGAGGCCTTACGGAGTCCAAATGGACACTTGGACTTGTTCCTCCGCTTCCtgctgggtctttcactgccgaccaatcagaggctcctacaaggcctgctgacacagacaggaagtgactcacagaccaatcagagaacaATTGAATACATCAAGGAGAAGCTGAGTAAGAGTTTGTCCACAGAGAGAAGTATCAACCTGTTCCACTGTCTGAATGAAGTGAATGATCGCTCTCTGCTGGAACAGATCCAACAGTACATGAGATCAGGAAgtctctccacagaggaactgtctcctgctcagtggtcagctctggtcttcatcttactgtcatcacaAGAACATCTGGATGTCTTTGACCTGAAGAGATTCTGTCCTTCAGAGGAAGCTTTTCTGAATCTGCTCCCAGTGATCAAAGCCTCCAAGAAAGTTAA gttgagtttctgtggtctctcagagagaagctgtgcagttctgtcctcagtcctc aggatcaaagctggtgtgaggaagt atttctgtcacattcacctcgacacaaactccatcaacagaaacctcagactgtctgacaacaacaggaCGATGACATgtgtgaaggaggaggagctttatcCTCATTATCAGGACAGATTTGATCACTATCAGGTTCTGTGTagtactggtctgactggtcgctgttactgggaggtggagaggaatggaaatgtttctatagcagtgagttacagaggaatCAGTAAGAAAGGATACAGTGATGATTGTTTGTTTGGATCTAATAATCAGTCCTGGATTCTGAAATGTTACAGTGGTTTTTACTCCTTCAGACACAATAACATAGTCACACGTACCTCCTGTCCCTGTGGTTCCTCTGGTAGAGTAGGAGTGTATGTGGACTGTCCTGATGGACGTCTGTCCTTCTAtgaagtctcctctgactctctgacactcatccacaccgtctgtacctccttcactgacactctgtatCCTGGGTTTGGGATTTGGTCCTCTGGTTCctcagtgtctctgagtcctctgtga